A single window of Lutzomyia longipalpis isolate SR_M1_2022 chromosome 1, ASM2433408v1 DNA harbors:
- the LOC129797599 gene encoding uncharacterized protein LOC129797599, translating into MADETDRSPSGKEKKFKTDGEANVEQDFFKKANKTPEWLNNEYIEKALRQYEYDPNLQITACEIVPATKVGDNFASVIFRANITYVTKGKTVTTTLIMKVADSQKAFMQDVPLFQTEINIYLKVLPEMQRLLNQLGDKDIMFPKMIYHHINPDIIILEDIASKGYVMRHKPMNLENTKKVAERLAKFHALSFYLYHEEKKELDDFKFGLVTTATLDTMNFFADGFMRAVRCAKEWEGFAEIAEKMEKFGPHLMKKIRDVYIVDKSEGAFNVLNHGDFHIKNLLFINGENDDVQKVSFIDFQISVWGTPAIDLMYVLYVIASTEVRDNHADELIMLYHTKFCSILKQLGYLKKPPSLLNLNVELLKNGVLEIILSCQFMAMFYMAFESLTPEQMSDMELLSKKIYNESGMRPILEKLFVKFLHKGYFEV; encoded by the exons ATGGCTGATGAGACCGATAGGAGTCCTTcagggaaagaaaaaaagttcaaaactGATGGTGAAGCCAATGTGGAACAAGACTTTTTCAAGAAAGCCAATAAAACACCTGAGTGGCTAAATAATGAATATATAGAGAAAGCTCTGCGTCAATACGAATACGATCCAAATCTACAG ATCACTGCGTGCGAAATTGTTCCCGCCACAAAAGtgggagataattttgcaAGTGTCATCTTCAGAGCCAATATCACGTATGTAACAAAAGGAAAGACCGTTACTACAACACTTATAATGAAAGTTGCGGATAGTCAAAAAGCTTTCATGCAGGATGTACCACTATTCCAAACGGAAATCAATATTTACCTGAAGGTTTTACCGGAAATGCAGAGACTCCTTAATCAATTGGGCGATAAGGACATCATGTTTCCCAAGATGATTTATCACCACATCAATCCCGATATAATAATCCTCGAGGATATTGCTTCCAAGGGATATGTGATGCGCCACAAGCCAATGAATTtagaaaatacgaaaaaagtTGCTGAAAGGCTAGCTAAATTCCACGCATTATCCTTTTATTTGTACCACGAGGAGAAGAAGGAACTCGATGATTTCAAATTTGGTCTTGTTACAACAGCCACATTGGatacaatgaatttttttgcagatgGATTCATGAGAGCTGTACGATGCGCAAAAGAATGGGAAGGATTTGCTGAAATTGCCGAGAAGATGGAGAAATTTGGACCtcatttgatgaaaaaaatacgcGATGTCTACATTGTGGATAAATCAGAGGGAGCCTTCAACGTTCTAAACCACGGGGActttcatattaaaaatttgctttttatcaACGGTGAAAATGACGATGttcaaaaagtttctttt attgattttcaaatttccGTCTGGGGCACCCCTGCCATTGATCTAATGTATGTCCTTTACGTAATTGCATCTACCGAAGTAAGGGATAACCATGCAGATGAACTCATCATGTTGTACCACACAAAATTCTGCTCTATTCTGAAACAATTGGGATACCTCAAAAAACCACCGAGTCTGCttaatttaaatgttgaaCTGTTAAAGAATGGAGTCCTTG aaatcATTCTGTCCTGCCAATTCATGGCAATGTTTTATATGGCTTTCGAAAGCTTAACACCAGAGCAAATGAGTGACATGGAATTGCTGAGCAAGAAGATTTACAATGAATCAGGAATGCGACCAATTCTCGAAAAGCTCTTCGTAAAATTCCTTCACAAAGGATACTTTGAAGTATAA